A DNA window from Streptomyces parvus contains the following coding sequences:
- a CDS encoding PspA/IM30 family protein, with translation MTKQTVLGRVTQLAKANINALLDQAEDPQKMLDQLIRDYTNNIAEAEQAVAATIGNLRLMEQDHQEDVQAAAEWGGKALAASRKADELRGAGSVAEADTFDNLAKVALGRQLRSEQEARGAEPTIASQTEVVDKLKTGLGQMKAKLSELQAKRDELVARSKSAQAQNQMMDAVKNIDVLDPTSELSRFEDKVRREEAKALGKQELAASSLDAQFEQLDGLGDSAEIEARLAALKTGA, from the coding sequence ATGACCAAGCAGACCGTCCTCGGCCGCGTCACCCAGCTCGCGAAGGCCAACATCAACGCCCTCCTCGACCAGGCCGAGGACCCGCAGAAGATGCTGGACCAGCTGATCCGGGACTACACCAACAACATCGCGGAGGCCGAGCAGGCGGTTGCCGCCACCATCGGCAATCTCCGCCTGATGGAGCAGGACCACCAGGAGGACGTGCAGGCGGCGGCCGAGTGGGGCGGCAAGGCTCTGGCGGCCAGCCGGAAGGCCGACGAGCTGCGCGGGGCCGGGTCGGTGGCGGAGGCGGACACGTTCGACAACCTGGCGAAGGTGGCGCTGGGCCGTCAGCTCCGGTCCGAGCAGGAGGCGAGGGGGGCGGAGCCCACCATCGCCTCGCAGACGGAGGTCGTGGACAAGCTGAAGACGGGGCTCGGCCAGATGAAGGCCAAGCTCTCCGAACTCCAGGCCAAGCGCGACGAGCTGGTGGCGCGTTCGAAGTCCGCCCAGGCGCAGAACCAGATGATGGACGCCGTGAAGAACATCGACGTCCTCGACCCGACGAGCGAGCTGAGCCGCTTCGAGGACAAGGTGCGGCGCGAGGAGGCGAAGGCCCTGGGCAAGCAGGAGCTGGCCGCCTCCTCGCTGGACGCCCAGTTCGAGCAACTGGACGGCCTGGGCGACAGCGCGGAGATCGAAGCCCGGCTGGCGGCCCTGAAGACGGGCGCGTAA